A single window of Clostridia bacterium DNA harbors:
- a CDS encoding indolepyruvate oxidoreductase subunit beta: MPLRLYRRIDMNILIVGVGGQGTLLAAKVLGEYAALQGYEVKLSEVHGMSQRGGSVVTHVRFGAEIHTPVIWEGGADVVLAFEPLEALRYAHYLTKEGKVLTNGTPLPPMSVATGLAAYPDVPAELAAAGIATTYIPATDLALAAGSIKCVNMVMIGALAKALGLDYDVMQTAVRNTVKKALDMNLEAVRLGYIQE; the protein is encoded by the coding sequence ATGCCCCTTCGGCTGTATAGGAGAATAGATATGAATATTTTAATCGTTGGCGTCGGCGGTCAAGGCACCCTGCTTGCCGCCAAAGTGTTGGGCGAATACGCCGCGCTCCAAGGCTACGAAGTCAAGCTGAGCGAGGTGCACGGTATGTCGCAGCGCGGCGGCAGCGTGGTCACGCACGTGCGCTTCGGCGCGGAGATTCATACCCCTGTTATATGGGAGGGCGGCGCAGACGTCGTTCTGGCCTTTGAGCCGCTGGAAGCCTTGCGCTACGCGCACTACCTCACCAAAGAGGGCAAAGTGCTGACCAACGGCACGCCCCTGCCCCCCATGTCCGTGGCCACGGGTTTGGCCGCCTATCCCGACGTTCCCGCCGAGTTGGCGGCGGCGGGCATCGCGACGACGTATATCCCCGCCACCGATTTGGCGCTTGCGGCGGGCAGCATCAAATGCGTTAATATGGTCATGATAGGCGCGCTCGCCAAGGCGTTGGGCTTGGATTACGACGTGATGCAGACGGCCGTCCGCAATACCGTCAAAAAAGCGTTGGATATGAATTTGGAAGCCGTCAGGCTCGGATATATACAGGAATAA
- the cadA gene encoding cadmium-translocating P-type ATPase, whose product MRTEKLGIDGMHCTNCSRSVERAFARLDGIDVKVLLAENAGVFTYDETQWNHARIAKELRSLGFSLHRDAKVDSELVRLVVGAVFTLPLMVCMILMMAEVDYPHWVNYVQFGLCTVVMGLLGLRYYRGAARDLRQGVLGMDVLVALGTTVAYVYSTVLLFVYHRHMLYFDTAAMLLTIISVGKYIEGKSKVKSAAALRELMALRPNVALVLSDGQTHEVDTAEVAVGEVVVVASGANVPLDGRVLSGVADVDESMLTGESMPVAKEAGDEVYAGTVLTAGNLTVEVTKADKETYLAGIIARVDQIQQEKPHVQRVADRVATVFVPTVLVLSALCFVVGFWGLKLALDAAINRAVAVLVISCPCSLGLAAPLSIVVGTTRASRMGILYQNSEIFEKFHHVDCVCFDKTGTLSTGEFAVVSAESTADADDVVYTLESVSQHPIAKAITAYLAQKGAHVLADWLPTEEVGRGVRCGEWFVDKSGDTVLLHREGQVVARYVLADSVKDDAAATVAKLRNSGVAVYMLTGDSRSVAERVAREVGVDEDKVFSEVKPEDKCAVLASLQSEGKKVAFVGDGINDSPALSQADFAIAMGGGADVAKTLADVTVVGKGLMQVYHGLRLSQKVYRNVIENFIWAFSYNLVAIPLAFAGILPPLVAGLCMAFSNITVVLNALRLRRTKLD is encoded by the coding sequence ATGAGGACGGAGAAACTTGGCATCGACGGAATGCACTGCACCAACTGTTCGCGGTCGGTGGAGCGTGCGTTTGCCCGCTTGGACGGCATAGACGTCAAAGTGTTGCTCGCCGAGAACGCGGGCGTTTTTACCTATGACGAAACGCAATGGAATCACGCGCGTATTGCCAAGGAATTGCGGTCCCTCGGTTTTTCTCTGCACCGCGACGCCAAGGTGGACTCCGAGTTGGTGCGCCTCGTCGTGGGCGCTGTTTTCACCCTGCCGTTGATGGTGTGTATGATTTTGATGATGGCCGAGGTGGACTATCCCCATTGGGTCAACTACGTGCAGTTCGGTTTGTGCACGGTGGTCATGGGGCTACTGGGCTTGCGCTACTATCGCGGCGCGGCGAGAGACCTGCGGCAGGGTGTTTTGGGTATGGACGTATTGGTTGCGCTGGGCACTACGGTCGCCTACGTCTATTCTACGGTGTTGCTGTTTGTTTACCACCGCCACATGCTCTATTTCGACACGGCCGCTATGCTCCTCACCATCATCTCGGTCGGCAAGTATATCGAGGGCAAGAGCAAGGTCAAAAGCGCCGCCGCTTTGCGCGAACTGATGGCCTTGCGCCCCAACGTCGCGTTGGTGCTGTCGGACGGGCAAACGCACGAGGTGGATACCGCCGAGGTGGCGGTCGGCGAGGTGGTCGTCGTCGCATCGGGCGCCAACGTGCCCTTGGACGGCCGCGTGCTGTCGGGCGTCGCCGACGTGGACGAATCCATGCTCACGGGCGAGTCTATGCCCGTCGCCAAAGAGGCGGGCGACGAGGTCTACGCGGGCACCGTACTCACGGCCGGCAATTTGACCGTTGAAGTCACCAAAGCGGACAAGGAGACCTATCTCGCGGGCATCATTGCCAGAGTCGATCAGATTCAGCAAGAGAAACCGCACGTTCAGCGCGTCGCCGACCGCGTGGCCACCGTCTTCGTACCCACGGTATTGGTGCTCTCCGCTTTGTGCTTCGTCGTGGGATTTTGGGGGTTGAAGTTAGCGCTTGACGCGGCTATCAACCGCGCGGTGGCCGTATTGGTCATCTCGTGTCCCTGTTCTTTGGGGTTGGCCGCCCCCTTGTCCATCGTGGTGGGCACCACGCGTGCCTCGCGCATGGGCATTCTCTACCAAAACAGCGAGATTTTCGAGAAGTTTCATCACGTGGATTGCGTTTGCTTCGACAAAACGGGCACTTTGTCCACGGGCGAATTTGCCGTCGTATCGGCGGAGTCTACCGCGGACGCGGACGACGTGGTCTATACGTTGGAGAGCGTTTCGCAACACCCCATCGCCAAGGCCATCACCGCCTATTTGGCGCAAAAAGGCGCCCACGTATTGGCCGATTGGCTGCCAACCGAGGAAGTGGGTCGCGGCGTGCGCTGCGGCGAATGGTTCGTAGACAAGTCGGGCGACACAGTGTTGCTGCACCGCGAGGGGCAGGTCGTTGCGCGGTACGTTTTGGCGGATTCGGTCAAAGATGACGCCGCCGCCACCGTCGCCAAGTTGCGGAATAGCGGCGTGGCCGTGTATATGCTGACGGGCGACAGCCGCTCGGTTGCCGAGCGGGTGGCCCGCGAGGTGGGCGTCGACGAGGATAAAGTCTTCTCCGAGGTCAAGCCCGAGGATAAGTGCGCCGTCCTGGCCTCGTTGCAAAGCGAGGGCAAAAAGGTCGCTTTCGTTGGCGATGGCATCAACGACAGCCCCGCTTTGTCCCAGGCCGACTTCGCCATTGCGATGGGCGGCGGCGCGGACGTAGCCAAAACTTTGGCCGACGTCACGGTGGTGGGCAAAGGCCTTATGCAGGTCTACCACGGACTTCGGCTCAGCCAAAAAGTCTATCGCAACGTCATCGAGAACTTCATCTGGGCGTTCAGTTACAACTTGGTGGCCATACCGTTGGCGTTCGCGGGCATATTGCCCCCCTTGGTTGCGGGGTTGTGTATGGCGTTCAGCAATATCACGGTGGTCCTCAACGCGTTGCGCCTAAGGCGCACCAAATTGGACTAA
- the iorA gene encoding indolepyruvate ferredoxin oxidoreductase subunit alpha, with amino-acid sequence MKQLMLTNQAIALGAWEAGVKVVSSYPGTPSTEITENTAKYKEIHSEWAPNEKVALEVGIGASLAGARAMVCMKHVGLNVAADPLFTAAYTGVGGGLVLVVADDPGMHSSQNEQDSRFYARSAHVPMVEPSDSAEAVAFVKWAYELSEQYDTPVILRTTTRIAHAQSVVEIGEREELPLREYVKNASKYVMVPGHAKQRHLVVEAREERLKADCLAFPQNRVEMRDTQVGVVCAGAIYQHVREAMPTASVFKVGMVYPLPIAAIGAFAAKVDKLLVVEELEPFIENQLKANGIPCVGKELFGLQGEITVAAIRQKVLGEDAPVAAKVPARPPLLCAGCPHRGVYYVLKKLRCVVNSDIGCYSLGALAPLSAVDSVVCMGASLGMAHGFKYARPDAKNVAVIGDSTFVHSGVTGLINAVYNQSGITLIILDNRTTGMTGHQDHPATGKTCMGNPAPVLDLERLCLACGVSKVDVVDPYDMPAFEAVLKDALADPKERVIITRRACIMKERPQGRKPLSVKDCRGCGKCLGLGCPAIVKREGKAVIDGTQCLGCNLCKEVCPFGCIGE; translated from the coding sequence ATGAAACAACTGATGTTGACCAATCAAGCCATCGCTTTGGGCGCTTGGGAAGCGGGCGTCAAGGTGGTGTCTTCCTACCCCGGCACGCCAAGTACCGAGATTACCGAAAATACGGCCAAGTACAAGGAGATACACAGCGAATGGGCGCCCAACGAAAAGGTAGCCCTCGAGGTGGGTATCGGCGCCTCTTTGGCGGGTGCCCGCGCCATGGTTTGCATGAAACACGTGGGGCTCAACGTGGCGGCCGATCCTCTCTTTACGGCGGCCTACACGGGCGTGGGCGGCGGCCTCGTATTGGTAGTCGCGGACGACCCCGGTATGCACAGCTCCCAAAACGAGCAGGACAGCCGCTTCTACGCGCGTTCGGCGCACGTGCCTATGGTGGAGCCTTCGGACAGTGCCGAGGCCGTGGCCTTCGTCAAGTGGGCGTACGAATTGTCCGAGCAATACGACACCCCCGTCATTTTGCGTACCACCACGCGCATTGCGCACGCGCAGTCGGTCGTGGAGATAGGCGAGCGCGAGGAGTTGCCTTTGCGCGAGTACGTCAAGAACGCGAGTAAGTACGTGATGGTGCCCGGCCACGCCAAACAACGCCACCTGGTCGTCGAGGCCCGTGAGGAACGGCTCAAGGCCGATTGCCTTGCGTTCCCCCAAAACCGCGTGGAGATGCGCGATACCCAAGTGGGCGTCGTGTGTGCGGGCGCTATCTATCAGCACGTCCGCGAGGCTATGCCCACGGCGTCCGTCTTCAAGGTCGGCATGGTCTATCCTTTGCCCATCGCCGCCATCGGCGCGTTCGCCGCGAAGGTGGACAAGTTGCTGGTCGTGGAAGAGTTGGAGCCCTTTATCGAGAATCAACTCAAAGCGAACGGCATCCCCTGCGTGGGCAAAGAGTTGTTCGGCTTGCAGGGCGAGATCACCGTGGCTGCCATTCGGCAGAAAGTGTTGGGCGAGGACGCCCCCGTGGCGGCCAAAGTCCCCGCACGTCCCCCCCTTTTGTGCGCCGGTTGCCCCCATCGCGGCGTGTACTACGTCCTCAAAAAACTGCGTTGCGTGGTCAATAGCGATATCGGTTGCTATTCGTTGGGCGCGTTGGCGCCTTTGTCCGCCGTGGACAGCGTGGTGTGTATGGGCGCCTCCCTCGGTATGGCGCACGGTTTCAAGTATGCCCGTCCCGACGCCAAAAACGTGGCGGTCATCGGCGATAGCACTTTCGTGCACAGCGGCGTCACCGGGCTTATCAACGCGGTCTACAACCAAAGCGGCATCACGTTGATCATTCTGGACAACCGCACCACGGGCATGACCGGTCATCAGGACCACCCCGCCACGGGCAAGACCTGTATGGGCAATCCCGCGCCCGTTTTGGACCTCGAACGGCTGTGTTTGGCCTGCGGCGTCTCCAAAGTGGACGTGGTCGACCCCTACGATATGCCCGCGTTCGAGGCCGTCCTCAAAGATGCGTTGGCCGACCCCAAGGAGCGCGTCATCATCACCAGACGGGCGTGCATCATGAAAGAGCGTCCCCAAGGGCGCAAGCCGTTGTCCGTCAAGGATTGCCGCGGGTGCGGCAAGTGCTTGGGGTTGGGCTGTCCCGCCATCGTCAAGCGCGAGGGCAAGGCCGTCATCGACGGCACGCAATGTTTGGGCTGCAACCTCTGCAAAGAGGTATGCCCCTTCGGCTGTATAGGAGAATAG
- the asnS gene encoding asparagine--tRNA ligase produces MKHIDIADILAKRYNGQTVDVCGWVRSGRDSKNMAFLSLNDGTTLAHLQVVLDKAQFADVAPFLRLGIAVKVTGKVVDAVANQGGVEVNADEVVVLGECPLDYPLQKKRHTLEYLRTIPQLRLRTNTFNAVFRVRSVLAGALHAFFQARHFSYIHTPLITGSDCEGAGEVFRVTTHPFSTPYQTEEEYYANDFFGKKAGLSVSGQLEGEVAAMAMGKIYTFGPSFRAEKSNTPRHLAEFWHLEPEVAFAELPDVIELAESMIKYVISDLMAKCPTELAFFEQHFEKGLLDKLNNIVNNEFAILDYTDAIELLNKAAQEGVQFQYPHDWGCDLQTEHERYITEVVYNKPVFVINYPKAIKSFYMKQNPDSKTVAATDLLVPGVGEIIGGSEREADLDKLLAAMHERDMNLDAYRDYLDLRKFGSCPHGGFGLGFDRLVMYVTGMSNIRDVLLYPRTVGNLR; encoded by the coding sequence ATGAAACACATTGATATAGCAGACATTTTGGCAAAACGATACAACGGGCAAACGGTAGACGTTTGCGGCTGGGTGCGCAGCGGTCGCGACAGCAAGAATATGGCGTTTTTGAGCCTCAACGACGGCACGACTTTGGCGCATTTGCAGGTCGTGTTGGACAAAGCGCAATTCGCCGACGTCGCGCCCTTCTTGCGGTTGGGCATCGCCGTCAAGGTGACGGGCAAGGTTGTGGACGCCGTGGCCAACCAAGGCGGCGTGGAAGTCAACGCCGACGAGGTGGTCGTATTGGGCGAGTGCCCCTTGGACTATCCCTTGCAGAAGAAACGCCACACCTTGGAGTATCTGCGCACCATTCCCCAGCTTCGCTTGCGCACCAATACCTTCAACGCCGTGTTCCGCGTGCGTTCGGTGCTGGCGGGCGCGTTGCACGCCTTCTTCCAGGCGCGTCATTTCAGCTATATCCACACTCCGCTTATCACGGGTAGCGATTGCGAGGGCGCGGGCGAGGTCTTCCGTGTCACCACCCATCCCTTCTCCACCCCCTACCAAACGGAAGAGGAGTATTACGCCAACGATTTCTTCGGCAAGAAGGCGGGGCTTAGCGTGTCCGGCCAGTTGGAGGGCGAAGTCGCCGCCATGGCGATGGGCAAAATCTACACCTTCGGCCCTTCGTTCCGCGCCGAAAAGAGCAACACCCCGCGCCACTTGGCCGAGTTTTGGCACCTCGAGCCCGAGGTGGCTTTCGCCGAGTTGCCCGACGTCATCGAGTTGGCCGAAAGCATGATCAAATACGTCATTTCCGATTTGATGGCCAAGTGCCCCACCGAGCTCGCGTTCTTCGAGCAACACTTCGAGAAAGGGTTGCTGGACAAACTCAACAATATCGTCAACAACGAGTTTGCCATTCTGGACTACACGGACGCCATCGAGCTGTTGAACAAAGCGGCCCAAGAGGGCGTGCAATTCCAATATCCGCACGACTGGGGTTGCGATTTGCAGACCGAACACGAGCGCTATATCACCGAGGTCGTCTACAACAAGCCCGTGTTCGTTATCAACTATCCCAAGGCCATCAAATCCTTCTATATGAAGCAGAATCCCGACAGCAAGACCGTCGCCGCTACCGACCTCTTGGTGCCCGGCGTGGGCGAGATCATCGGCGGCAGCGAGCGTGAGGCCGACCTCGACAAACTCTTGGCCGCCATGCACGAGCGCGATATGAATTTGGACGCCTATCGTGACTACCTCGACCTGCGCAAGTTCGGCTCTTGCCCCCACGGCGGTTTCGGCTTGGGCTTCGACCGACTGGTGATGTACGTTACGGGTATGTCCAACATCCGCGACGTGCTTCTCTACCCCCGCACGGTCGGCAACCTCCGCTAA
- a CDS encoding heavy-metal-associated domain-containing protein, whose amino-acid sequence MKKDTAVIGVTDMMCAHCEASVEKALAALGVKAKADKDKKEVVVTYDAKKVSLDEMKAAIVEAGFTVA is encoded by the coding sequence ATGAAAAAAGATACTGCCGTTATCGGCGTTACGGATATGATGTGCGCGCATTGCGAAGCCTCGGTCGAAAAGGCGCTCGCCGCTTTGGGCGTCAAGGCCAAAGCCGACAAGGATAAAAAAGAGGTGGTCGTGACCTACGACGCGAAGAAAGTTTCGCTCGACGAGATGAAGGCCGCCATCGTCGAGGCAGGGTTCACCGTAGCATGA
- the ade gene encoding adenine deaminase: protein MINHFCKKPLWEVSRVLTDVAMGRRPADTVVTDAVLVNVCTKELLPHVDVAVAEGRIAMVGDCRHCIGEGTVVVDAEGRWLSPAFMDGHIHIESSMLTAGEYAKAVVPHGTSAVFMDPHEICNVAGFEGVRCMLFDAARTPLKSILSTPSCVPAVPGFEDTGASVGPEDVRESMTWDECSGLGEMMNFPGVIYGDPRTHAIVGETLKADKIVTGHFSIPDTGAALNAYVAAGVRCCHESARWEDALAKMRLGMYAMFREGSAWHDLQEVAKAVTQHEVDSRFACLVSDDTHPHTLLGKGHMDHIVRRAVEEGIPPVEAIQMATINVATCFQLDHEMGSIAPGKCADMVLLSDLATCKVAKVWIDGDLVAEDGRLTAPIGDYTYPDNITHSVHLSPVSPAEFRIPHAGPVAKVRVIEAIPAKTSTIERFDTLPVVDGGIAAAPDKDILKAFVFERHHGTGTRGFGFLKGFGIRHGALAQTVAHDAHNLLVVGDNDEDMALAVSRLIDMNGGLVAVADGKVLAAVALPIAGLMSDKPLAETNEAVKALEDAWRTMGCTLPSPFMTMSIIPLACLPEVRLTNRGMVDCRTFTFVDPIVE from the coding sequence ATGATCAATCATTTTTGCAAAAAACCGCTGTGGGAAGTCAGCCGCGTCTTGACGGACGTGGCAATGGGCCGCCGCCCTGCCGATACGGTCGTCACGGACGCCGTGTTGGTCAACGTGTGCACCAAGGAGTTGCTGCCGCACGTGGACGTAGCCGTCGCCGAGGGGCGGATCGCCATGGTGGGAGATTGCCGTCATTGTATAGGCGAAGGCACCGTGGTCGTCGACGCCGAGGGGCGTTGGCTTTCGCCCGCTTTTATGGACGGTCATATCCATATCGAGTCGTCCATGCTGACGGCGGGCGAATACGCCAAAGCCGTCGTGCCGCACGGCACTTCCGCCGTCTTTATGGACCCGCACGAAATATGCAACGTGGCGGGGTTTGAGGGGGTACGTTGTATGCTTTTCGACGCCGCGCGCACGCCGCTCAAGTCTATTTTGTCCACGCCGTCGTGCGTGCCCGCCGTGCCCGGCTTCGAGGATACGGGCGCGTCCGTCGGCCCCGAAGACGTCCGCGAAAGTATGACGTGGGACGAATGCTCGGGGTTGGGCGAAATGATGAACTTCCCCGGCGTTATCTACGGAGATCCTCGCACGCATGCCATCGTCGGCGAGACATTGAAGGCGGACAAGATCGTCACGGGGCACTTCTCCATACCCGACACGGGCGCCGCTTTGAACGCCTACGTCGCCGCCGGCGTGCGCTGTTGCCACGAGTCGGCCCGATGGGAGGACGCCTTGGCCAAGATGCGTTTGGGTATGTACGCCATGTTCCGCGAAGGCTCCGCCTGGCACGACCTGCAAGAGGTTGCCAAAGCCGTCACCCAACACGAGGTGGATTCTCGCTTCGCCTGCCTTGTTTCGGACGACACCCACCCGCACACCCTGCTCGGCAAAGGGCACATGGATCACATCGTGCGCCGTGCCGTCGAGGAGGGTATTCCGCCCGTAGAGGCCATTCAAATGGCCACCATCAATGTGGCCACCTGCTTCCAGCTCGACCACGAGATGGGCTCCATCGCCCCCGGCAAATGCGCGGATATGGTGCTTCTGTCCGACCTCGCCACTTGCAAAGTGGCGAAAGTGTGGATAGACGGCGATTTGGTGGCCGAGGACGGCCGCCTTACCGCACCCATCGGCGACTATACCTATCCCGATAATATCACCCATTCCGTACACCTTTCGCCCGTTTCGCCCGCCGAATTCCGCATTCCGCACGCGGGCCCCGTGGCCAAGGTGCGCGTTATCGAGGCCATTCCCGCCAAGACGAGCACCATCGAGCGCTTCGACACTCTGCCCGTGGTGGACGGCGGCATTGCGGCCGCCCCCGACAAGGATATTCTCAAAGCCTTCGTGTTCGAGCGGCATCACGGCACGGGCACCCGCGGCTTCGGCTTCCTCAAAGGTTTCGGCATTCGCCACGGCGCTTTGGCGCAGACGGTGGCGCACGACGCGCACAATCTCTTGGTGGTGGGCGACAACGACGAGGATATGGCGCTTGCGGTAAGCCGACTCATTGATATGAACGGCGGCTTGGTGGCCGTGGCCGACGGCAAAGTGCTGGCGGCGGTGGCTCTGCCCATCGCGGGGCTAATGAGCGACAAGCCGTTGGCCGAGACCAACGAGGCCGTCAAGGCGCTCGAGGACGCTTGGCGCACGATGGGTTGCACCTTGCCTTCTCCCTTTATGACGATGTCCATCATTCCCTTGGCCTGCCTTCCCGAGGTGCGCCTCACCAATCGCGGCATGGTGGATTGCCGCACCTTCACCTTCGTCGATCCCATCGTCGAATAA